In a genomic window of Sutcliffiella sp. FSL R7-0096:
- a CDS encoding sodium/glutamate symporter has translation MSPELIGFSFIILGALLIAGKWLRVSLPFLQKFFVPSSILAGLIGLLLGPEILGKLGVELFDTGGLFPENMQKVWGELPGLLISVVFASFFLGKTLPHIKKIWKISGPQITFAHFISWGQYVVGITLAILVLTPLFDLNPAAGALLEISFVGGHGTAAGLSGTFSSVGFEEGKDLAVGLATVGVLTGVLLGMALINWGARKGKTEILSSPNDISDEQLVGIIAKEDQEEAPVGNKTTRSEFIETFTVHFAYIGVAIGIGFLILEGLILLEEALWVDQIELFTHLPLFPLAMVGAILVQLFMSKFVKRSILDVGIVNRIQGFALDLLITSAIATLSLTVIGEYWLPFLLMSLTAIGWNVLAFIFIAPRIMPNYWFERGIGDLGQAMGMSAAGVLLINLADPEEESPAKEGFSYKQLLLDLIVGGGIATAASIPFIVAFGPIPALILATVVMVGWLLLGIFHFGKKQESQGS, from the coding sequence ATGTCTCCTGAATTAATCGGTTTCAGTTTTATAATTTTAGGAGCCCTTTTGATTGCCGGAAAGTGGCTGCGTGTATCGCTCCCATTTTTGCAAAAGTTCTTTGTCCCGAGTTCCATTCTAGCAGGTCTTATCGGACTCCTTTTAGGTCCTGAAATACTAGGCAAGCTTGGAGTGGAACTGTTTGATACTGGAGGACTTTTTCCGGAAAATATGCAAAAGGTATGGGGAGAGCTTCCCGGATTGTTGATCAGTGTCGTTTTTGCTTCCTTTTTTCTTGGAAAAACCCTTCCTCACATTAAGAAAATCTGGAAAATCTCCGGACCCCAAATTACTTTTGCCCACTTTATTTCATGGGGACAATATGTGGTTGGTATCACGTTGGCCATTTTGGTCCTCACTCCTCTATTCGATTTGAACCCTGCTGCTGGTGCACTGCTTGAGATAAGTTTTGTCGGTGGTCACGGGACTGCTGCTGGTTTATCAGGGACCTTTTCGAGTGTAGGCTTTGAGGAAGGCAAAGATCTGGCGGTGGGCTTAGCGACAGTCGGTGTACTAACGGGAGTGCTGCTTGGGATGGCACTTATTAACTGGGGGGCACGCAAAGGGAAGACCGAAATACTTTCAAGCCCCAACGATATTTCTGATGAACAGTTGGTCGGGATTATTGCAAAAGAGGATCAGGAGGAAGCGCCGGTAGGCAATAAAACGACACGCTCAGAATTTATTGAGACGTTCACCGTACATTTTGCTTACATAGGTGTTGCTATCGGGATAGGTTTTCTTATATTAGAGGGGTTAATTCTTCTCGAGGAAGCACTATGGGTGGATCAAATCGAATTGTTTACCCATTTGCCATTATTCCCCCTCGCAATGGTGGGAGCCATCCTTGTTCAACTCTTTATGAGCAAGTTTGTGAAGCGTAGCATTTTGGACGTTGGTATCGTTAACAGGATTCAAGGATTTGCCCTTGACCTTCTCATCACCTCGGCTATCGCTACCCTTTCTCTTACAGTGATCGGGGAATATTGGTTGCCGTTCTTACTAATGTCCTTGACGGCAATCGGCTGGAATGTTCTGGCTTTTATTTTTATCGCTCCTCGTATCATGCCAAATTACTGGTTTGAAAGAGGAATTGGAGATCTCGGACAAGCAATGGGAATGAGTGCGGCTGGTGTATTACTGATTAATTTAGCGGACCCAGAGGAAGAGAGTCCTGCAAAGGAAGGATTCAGCTATAAACAGTTGTTACTTGATCTCATAGTCGGGGGCGGGATAGCAACAGCTGCATCCATTCCCTTTATTGTCGCGTTTGGACCAATCCCAGCTCTCATTCTGGCCACTGTGGTCATGGTCGGATGGTTGTTGCTGGGAATCTTCCACTTTGGAAAAAAGCAGGAAAGTCAGGGAAGTTGA
- a CDS encoding helix-turn-helix transcriptional regulator produces MNHIGNQLKNARTRQEIEIDHLAALSGLPVDTIAAIESGTMDVQVSTLHKLSEVLRCSFSVGDMSI; encoded by the coding sequence GTGAACCATATTGGAAATCAACTTAAGAATGCAAGAACCAGACAAGAGATAGAAATCGACCATCTTGCCGCACTATCAGGCTTGCCTGTAGACACCATCGCAGCAATCGAGTCAGGTACAATGGACGTGCAAGTTTCCACCCTACATAAGCTCTCAGAAGTATTAAGATGCTCATTCTCTGTTGGAGACATGTCTATATAA
- the deoC gene encoding deoxyribose-phosphate aldolase produces the protein MIDHTLLKPESTKEQVVKLCEEAKEYNFATVCVNPYWVSTAAQELQGSNVGITTVVGFPLGATNSFVKVSETRDAIASGATEIDMVMNIGALKSGDFETVKKDIEAVVLAAKGQAPVKVIIETGLLETEEKKKACILAKMAGADFVKTSTGFGPGCATAEDIKLMREAVGPDMGVKASACVRDLDTARKLVQAGATRIGASSGIAIVTGGKGTGY, from the coding sequence ATGATCGACCATACTCTATTAAAGCCAGAAAGCACAAAAGAGCAGGTCGTCAAGCTATGTGAAGAAGCGAAAGAATACAACTTCGCAACAGTATGTGTCAATCCTTACTGGGTTTCCACAGCTGCTCAAGAGCTGCAGGGTTCCAATGTAGGGATTACGACAGTAGTCGGCTTCCCTCTTGGTGCTACCAACAGTTTTGTAAAAGTTTCCGAGACTCGGGATGCGATTGCAAGTGGTGCAACCGAGATTGACATGGTCATGAACATCGGTGCCCTTAAATCCGGCGACTTTGAAACCGTCAAAAAAGACATCGAAGCGGTCGTGCTTGCTGCAAAAGGCCAGGCACCAGTGAAGGTCATCATTGAAACGGGTCTTTTGGAAACAGAAGAAAAGAAGAAAGCTTGTATTCTGGCAAAAATGGCCGGAGCAGATTTCGTGAAGACTTCCACAGGCTTCGGACCAGGCTGTGCCACAGCAGAGGACATCAAGCTCATGCGTGAAGCAGTCGGCCCTGACATGGGCGTCAAAGCGTCAGCATGTGTACGTGATTTGGATACAGCCAGAAAACTGGTTCAAGCAGGCGCAACAAGAATCGGCGCAAGCTCCGGGATCGCCATCGTAACAGGCGGCAAAGGGACAGGATATTAA
- a CDS encoding EutN/CcmL family microcompartment protein, whose product MKLAKVVGNVVSTIKTPSHQNKKLMVVIPVDESGKECGDAMIAFDRFHAGPGDYVLILEEGGAARDILEDPKGSFDAVIAGIVDRLH is encoded by the coding sequence ATGAAACTGGCAAAAGTCGTTGGAAATGTCGTTTCGACGATTAAAACACCAAGTCATCAAAACAAAAAGCTCATGGTCGTCATCCCGGTGGACGAGAGCGGCAAGGAATGTGGCGATGCCATGATTGCTTTCGACCGCTTTCACGCAGGTCCCGGTGACTATGTACTGATACTCGAAGAAGGTGGAGCGGCAAGAGATATATTAGAGGATCCCAAAGGCTCTTTTGATGCCGTCATTGCCGGAATTGTCGACCGATTACATTAA
- a CDS encoding BMC domain-containing protein encodes MSNALGMIETKGLVGAIEAADAMMKAANVSLVGKVQVGGGLITVLVRGDVGAVKAATEAGADAAQRVGEFLSVHVIPRPHSDIEKILPTTL; translated from the coding sequence ATGAGCAACGCTTTGGGCATGATCGAAACAAAAGGTTTAGTAGGTGCAATCGAAGCAGCAGATGCCATGATGAAGGCTGCAAATGTTTCTTTAGTTGGAAAAGTTCAAGTTGGCGGCGGATTAATCACTGTATTGGTACGTGGTGATGTAGGAGCTGTAAAGGCAGCAACAGAAGCGGGAGCGGATGCAGCGCAACGTGTAGGCGAATTCCTATCTGTACATGTGATCCCAAGACCACATTCCGATATCGAAAAAATTCTTCCAACCACTCTATGA
- a CDS encoding EutN/CcmL family microcompartment protein, producing the protein MFVAKVIGNMICTHKDENLKGLKLLIVQPVDDQLQDKGKPLVAIDTIGQSGEGDLVYLAKSRESSLPLNKDLVPSDAGILGIIDYYNVKRMEEI; encoded by the coding sequence ATGTTTGTAGCAAAAGTGATTGGAAATATGATCTGTACCCATAAAGACGAAAACCTCAAAGGGTTGAAACTGTTAATCGTCCAACCAGTAGATGATCAGTTGCAGGATAAAGGCAAACCACTTGTTGCTATTGACACAATCGGTCAATCGGGAGAAGGGGACCTTGTTTATCTTGCTAAAAGCAGGGAATCCTCTCTGCCATTGAACAAAGATCTTGTCCCATCGGATGCTGGGATACTAGGAATAATTGACTATTACAACGTAAAACGAATGGAGGAAATATAA
- a CDS encoding RpiB/LacA/LacB family sugar-phosphate isomerase — translation MKKVAIGSDHGGYELKEALKGYLTELGYEYLDFGCKANESVDYPDIAFFVGECVATNPDYVGIMIDGVGVGSGMVLNKIPGVRGAVCWDLSSVINSREHNNANVLSIGGQFIGEGLAKQLVKKWLETEFAGGRHDRRVTKVMEIESRFIKR, via the coding sequence ATGAAAAAAGTTGCAATCGGTAGCGACCACGGTGGATACGAGCTTAAAGAAGCTTTAAAAGGCTATTTGACGGAGCTTGGATATGAATACCTCGATTTCGGCTGCAAAGCGAATGAATCGGTGGATTATCCGGATATCGCATTCTTTGTTGGCGAGTGTGTCGCGACAAACCCGGATTACGTTGGCATCATGATTGATGGTGTTGGCGTCGGGAGCGGCATGGTATTAAACAAGATACCGGGTGTCCGCGGAGCAGTCTGCTGGGACCTGTCCTCTGTGATCAATAGTCGTGAACACAATAACGCCAACGTCTTATCCATCGGTGGTCAGTTCATCGGGGAAGGCCTTGCCAAGCAATTGGTGAAAAAATGGCTGGAAACCGAATTTGCAGGTGGCCGCCACGATCGTCGCGTCACAAAAGTTATGGAAATCGAAAGTCGTTTTATTAAACGCTGA
- the tpiA gene encoding triose-phosphate isomerase encodes MDQSIKAYIKQLVQEAVEQSTGSLNSLPSSTGRKQYVIANWKMNKNIQETLDFLQQLKEGNGVEVVVCPPAPLLYPAKLYVQGQNKEIQIGAQNVHQEEKGAYTGETAASLLKDLGCTHCIIGHSERRQYAQEDDATVNLKAKQALKKGLTPIICIGETLEQKQQNQTEKVLTKQILGAMDGMDVSQVVFAYEPVWAIGTGESSTAEEAQRIHAYIRAVLAHLDKENAEKVSILYGGSVNENNAKEFAAMTDIDGVLVGGASLQVDSFQKIIAVFAKGA; translated from the coding sequence ATGGATCAATCCATTAAAGCCTATATCAAACAACTTGTCCAAGAGGCGGTAGAGCAATCCACTGGTTCTTTGAACAGCTTGCCATCCAGTACCGGCAGGAAGCAATACGTCATCGCCAATTGGAAGATGAACAAAAACATCCAGGAAACGCTGGACTTTTTACAACAGCTTAAAGAAGGAAACGGGGTGGAAGTGGTGGTTTGCCCACCTGCCCCACTCCTGTATCCCGCAAAGCTTTACGTCCAAGGACAAAATAAAGAGATTCAAATAGGTGCCCAAAATGTTCACCAAGAAGAAAAAGGCGCCTACACAGGGGAAACGGCTGCAAGCCTGTTAAAAGATCTTGGTTGCACTCATTGCATCATCGGACACTCCGAAAGAAGGCAATACGCACAAGAAGATGATGCAACCGTGAACCTAAAAGCAAAACAAGCCTTAAAAAAGGGTCTGACCCCTATCATCTGCATTGGGGAAACCTTGGAACAAAAGCAGCAGAACCAGACAGAAAAGGTGTTGACCAAACAGATTCTCGGTGCCATGGACGGAATGGATGTTTCCCAGGTGGTTTTCGCGTATGAGCCGGTATGGGCAATCGGAACTGGGGAATCTTCGACAGCGGAGGAAGCACAGCGCATCCATGCATACATCCGTGCTGTTCTCGCTCATCTTGATAAGGAGAACGCAGAGAAGGTCAGCATTTTATATGGCGGATCTGTAAATGAGAACAATGCGAAAGAGTTCGCGGCGATGACCGACATTGATGGAGTGCTTGTCGGTGGTGCTAGCCTGCAGGTAGATTCTTTTCAGAAAATAATCGCTGTATTTGCCAAAGGAGCGTAG
- a CDS encoding BMC domain-containing protein produces MSQEALGMIETKGLIGAIEAADAMVKAANVTLVGKELVGGGLVTVMVRGDVGAVKAATEAGADAAGRVGNLVSVHVIPRPNSEVNGILPAAK; encoded by the coding sequence ATGAGTCAAGAAGCATTAGGAATGATCGAAACAAAAGGTTTAATCGGGGCAATTGAAGCAGCAGACGCAATGGTAAAGGCAGCAAACGTAACACTTGTAGGAAAAGAACTCGTTGGTGGCGGACTTGTGACAGTTATGGTACGCGGTGATGTAGGAGCTGTAAAAGCGGCAACAGAAGCTGGAGCGGATGCAGCAGGACGAGTCGGGAACCTAGTATCTGTACACGTAATCCCACGTCCAAACTCCGAAGTAAACGGAATTCTACCGGCAGCGAAATAG
- a CDS encoding aldehyde dehydrogenase family protein, with product MQIKESDIKEMVAQVLAQLGGENKQPSPAPEQGNSEVPLGKGVFRTVDEAADAATEAWDKLRAIPLETRKNMIEKMREVSREHAQALAELAVKETELGRVEDKVAKNLLAADKTPGVEDIVATTYSGDGGLTLVEYSPVGVYGAITPSTNPAATIINNSISLVAAGNAVVFNPHPSAKQVSIKTMQLLNDAIVAAGGPANTLTSVASPNIETSNEVMKHPKVKALVVTGGGIVVQAAMSSGKKVIAAGPGNPPVVVDETAVISKAAKDIVTGASFDNNVLCTAEKEVFVVEKVANSLKSEMAKNGAIELKGFQLDKLLEKVLVKKGEKHYPNRDFIGKNASVLLEAAGIRTDANVRLIIAETKEDHPLVHTEMLMPILPIVRVSDVDKAISLAVKAEKGNRHTAIMHSQNVTNLTKMAKEIQATIFVKNGPSVAGLGYQSEGFTTLTIAGPTGEGLTSAKTFTRQRRCVLVDSFRII from the coding sequence GTGCAAATCAAGGAAAGCGACATAAAAGAAATGGTTGCTCAAGTCCTTGCCCAGCTTGGGGGGGAAAACAAACAGCCCTCACCTGCTCCTGAACAGGGAAACAGCGAGGTCCCACTCGGAAAAGGTGTGTTTCGCACTGTCGATGAAGCTGCAGATGCTGCAACAGAAGCATGGGACAAGCTGAGGGCGATCCCACTTGAAACACGCAAGAACATGATAGAAAAGATGCGGGAAGTAAGCAGGGAGCATGCCCAAGCCCTTGCAGAGCTCGCAGTCAAAGAAACGGAACTTGGACGAGTGGAGGACAAGGTGGCGAAGAACCTCTTGGCTGCTGATAAAACACCTGGAGTGGAAGACATTGTTGCCACTACCTATTCCGGGGACGGGGGCCTGACCCTAGTCGAGTATTCACCAGTTGGTGTTTACGGTGCCATCACCCCATCCACGAACCCGGCAGCAACCATCATCAACAACTCTATCTCTCTAGTAGCAGCAGGGAACGCGGTTGTTTTCAACCCACACCCAAGTGCTAAGCAAGTTTCCATCAAAACCATGCAGCTTTTAAATGATGCGATTGTGGCTGCAGGAGGGCCTGCCAACACGCTTACTTCTGTTGCGAGTCCCAACATTGAGACATCTAACGAAGTGATGAAGCATCCGAAAGTAAAGGCGTTAGTCGTAACAGGCGGTGGCATCGTTGTTCAGGCGGCAATGAGCTCCGGGAAGAAAGTGATTGCCGCAGGTCCCGGGAACCCACCGGTGGTCGTGGATGAAACAGCAGTTATTTCCAAAGCTGCAAAAGACATCGTAACCGGCGCAAGCTTTGATAACAATGTCCTCTGCACAGCGGAAAAAGAGGTGTTCGTTGTCGAAAAAGTAGCCAACTCCTTAAAAAGTGAGATGGCCAAAAACGGTGCCATCGAACTGAAAGGCTTTCAGTTGGACAAGCTCCTTGAAAAAGTGCTGGTCAAAAAAGGGGAGAAGCACTATCCGAACCGCGATTTTATCGGAAAGAACGCATCCGTTCTGCTTGAAGCGGCAGGCATCAGGACTGACGCCAATGTAAGGCTCATCATTGCAGAAACAAAGGAAGATCACCCATTGGTACACACTGAAATGCTAATGCCAATCCTGCCAATTGTCAGAGTATCAGATGTGGATAAAGCGATCAGTCTTGCTGTGAAAGCTGAAAAAGGAAACAGACACACTGCCATCATGCATTCTCAGAATGTCACCAACCTGACAAAGATGGCAAAAGAAATTCAAGCAACCATCTTTGTGAAAAACGGTCCATCTGTTGCAGGTCTTGGCTACCAGAGTGAAGGGTTTACCACCCTCACCATTGCAGGTCCGACGGGAGAAGGGCTTACTTCAGCAAAAACCTTCACCCGCCAAAGACGTTGCGTGCTGGTAGACAGCTTTAGAATCATTTAG
- a CDS encoding EutN/CcmL family microcompartment protein: MIIAKVTGSIVATTKAEKLKGKKLLIVTPLDIKTIEEDGKPLVAIDTVGSGVGEVVLIVSGSSARQTEITNGVPVDAAIVGIVDQIELNGSLTFTKGGN; encoded by the coding sequence ATGATCATTGCAAAAGTAACAGGCTCCATCGTCGCAACCACCAAAGCGGAAAAACTCAAAGGCAAAAAGCTGCTGATCGTCACACCGCTTGATATAAAAACAATCGAAGAAGATGGAAAACCTCTTGTTGCCATCGACACAGTCGGGTCTGGCGTAGGGGAAGTCGTCTTGATCGTAAGCGGAAGCTCTGCGAGACAGACAGAAATTACGAACGGGGTACCTGTTGACGCTGCCATTGTAGGCATCGTGGATCAGATAGAACTGAACGGATCCCTGACCTTTACAAAAGGAGGTAATTAA
- a CDS encoding phosphate propanoyltransferase — MDRATIKALVQEVVQNTMQTSMKQVPIAVSNRHIHLSPEHVERLFGRGYELKKLKDLSQPNQFAAKETVTLIGPKGRIPNVRVLGPARGKTQVEISLFDGYTLGVTPPIRQSGDLAGSESITIMGPRGQIKVEECLICASRHIHMHPDDGERFGVKDGDMVDIKVDGPRGLTYSNVLIRVSPKYKLEMHIDLDEANAANIKNGQLGKITAIQCSPEKEGGCGCGCKGNG, encoded by the coding sequence ATGGATCGAGCGACCATTAAGGCGCTGGTGCAAGAGGTAGTTCAGAACACCATGCAAACTTCTATGAAACAGGTGCCGATTGCCGTATCCAACCGGCATATCCATCTGTCTCCCGAACATGTGGAACGCCTCTTCGGGAGGGGCTACGAGCTGAAAAAGCTGAAGGACCTCTCGCAACCCAACCAGTTTGCTGCAAAAGAAACGGTAACACTGATAGGTCCAAAAGGCAGAATTCCAAATGTGCGGGTTCTCGGACCGGCAAGAGGGAAAACCCAAGTGGAAATCTCCTTGTTTGATGGTTACACCTTAGGGGTGACTCCGCCGATCCGCCAATCAGGAGATCTAGCAGGCTCGGAATCCATCACGATCATGGGACCAAGAGGACAAATAAAAGTGGAAGAGTGCTTGATTTGCGCCTCCCGTCATATCCATATGCACCCGGATGATGGAGAGAGATTTGGGGTGAAGGACGGAGACATGGTGGATATAAAAGTTGATGGTCCACGCGGTCTTACCTACTCCAATGTTCTGATCCGAGTCTCACCTAAATATAAGTTGGAGATGCACATCGATCTAGATGAGGCCAATGCAGCCAACATTAAAAATGGTCAGCTTGGTAAAATTACCGCAATACAGTGTTCTCCAGAAAAGGAGGGAGGTTGTGGCTGTGGATGTAAAGGAAACGGTTAG
- a CDS encoding sugar-binding transcriptional regulator encodes MQNEKIARLVEVAKMYYLFNYSQQEIAKKLGVSRPTVSRLLDQAKQDGVVHIKICDPTEDINGLAARLQETFGLKDCIVTSVPAYEDNHIKGRIGEAAAEYLYGIVKNGDTIGITWGTTLYQLSQQLNPKSVHDVEIVQLNGGVSYSELNTHASDIINGLATAFHTTPHFLPVPAVVDHPVVKQAIVADRHINKVLELGRKANIAIYTVGEAGEQSTLMRAGYFLDTDVETLKKNATVADICSRFIDINGHISNQSLNDRTIGIELSHLAEKEYSILVAGGNKKVEGILGALNGNYANVLITDQYTAKALLEMGERNNGSSDH; translated from the coding sequence ATGCAGAATGAAAAAATAGCCCGTTTAGTAGAAGTGGCTAAAATGTATTATTTATTCAATTACAGCCAACAGGAAATCGCCAAAAAGCTTGGCGTATCTCGTCCTACCGTATCACGACTGCTTGACCAGGCAAAACAGGATGGCGTTGTACATATCAAAATTTGTGATCCGACAGAAGATATAAATGGACTGGCAGCAAGGCTCCAAGAAACCTTCGGACTGAAAGATTGCATTGTCACATCCGTTCCGGCATACGAAGATAACCATATCAAAGGCAGAATCGGGGAGGCGGCGGCCGAATACTTGTATGGCATTGTGAAAAATGGCGATACGATCGGTATTACCTGGGGGACAACCCTTTATCAATTGTCCCAGCAGCTTAACCCTAAAAGTGTTCATGATGTGGAAATTGTGCAATTGAATGGCGGTGTGAGTTACTCGGAACTTAACACCCACGCTTCTGATATTATCAATGGTCTCGCAACGGCGTTCCATACCACACCGCACTTCCTACCTGTCCCGGCAGTGGTGGATCACCCTGTCGTAAAGCAGGCGATCGTCGCAGACAGACACATAAACAAGGTGCTGGAACTCGGACGAAAAGCCAACATCGCCATCTACACTGTAGGAGAGGCCGGGGAGCAGTCGACGCTTATGCGGGCGGGTTACTTTTTAGACACTGATGTGGAAACGTTGAAGAAGAATGCAACGGTGGCGGATATCTGCTCGCGCTTCATCGACATCAATGGACATATCAGCAATCAATCTCTGAATGACCGCACCATTGGCATCGAACTTTCCCACTTGGCGGAAAAAGAATACAGCATCCTTGTGGCAGGTGGTAACAAGAAAGTGGAAGGCATCTTAGGGGCACTTAATGGTAATTATGCCAATGTCCTGATCACCGATCAATATACAGCAAAAGCTTTGTTGGAAATGGGGGAGAGGAACAATGGATCGAGCGACCATTAA
- a CDS encoding ABC transporter permease, with the protein MWTTIQQIAPYAIIFTIPLLITALGALFSERSGVVNIGLEGLMVIGAFTGALVILKMQAMMPGQQKAIWIGLALATLMGLLFSLLHAFASINLHANQIISGTAINMIAAAITVFLARNITGSGNIQISTLKPFNIPFLSDLPVIGSLFFTRTYATTWLVLAILLFSAFLLYKTPFGLRLRSCGEHPHAAEAAGISVYKMRYIGVMISGAFSGLGGAVFIVTTGGEFNGTVAGLGFLALASLIFGQWKPLGILAATLFFGFATTVANVSQVVPSLAVIPPVFLKVFPYVVTLIALIIFSKSSQAPKAVGEPFDSGKR; encoded by the coding sequence ATGTGGACAACGATTCAGCAAATAGCTCCGTATGCAATTATCTTCACTATCCCTCTTTTGATCACAGCGCTGGGAGCTTTATTCAGTGAACGAAGTGGTGTCGTTAACATCGGTTTGGAAGGTTTAATGGTCATCGGTGCTTTCACAGGTGCCCTTGTCATCCTGAAGATGCAGGCGATGATGCCCGGTCAGCAAAAAGCGATCTGGATCGGTCTTGCCTTGGCAACCTTGATGGGATTATTGTTCTCCCTCCTTCATGCCTTTGCAAGTATCAATCTTCATGCCAATCAGATTATCAGTGGTACAGCCATCAATATGATTGCTGCTGCCATCACGGTCTTCTTGGCACGTAATATCACAGGAAGCGGAAACATCCAAATCAGTACATTGAAACCATTTAACATCCCGTTTCTATCTGATCTCCCTGTGATTGGAAGTTTATTTTTCACAAGAACGTATGCCACTACTTGGTTGGTTCTAGCCATTCTGCTTTTTAGTGCGTTCTTACTTTACAAAACGCCATTCGGCTTGCGCTTGCGTTCTTGCGGGGAGCATCCGCATGCTGCAGAAGCTGCCGGAATCAGCGTATACAAAATGCGTTATATCGGTGTTATGATTTCCGGTGCTTTCTCTGGACTTGGTGGAGCGGTATTTATCGTAACAACAGGCGGGGAATTCAACGGTACGGTTGCCGGCCTTGGTTTCTTGGCACTTGCATCCTTGATCTTCGGACAGTGGAAACCACTTGGAATCCTGGCGGCAACGCTATTCTTCGGCTTTGCGACTACGGTTGCGAACGTATCACAGGTAGTCCCTTCATTGGCTGTCATTCCGCCAGTATTCTTGAAGGTATTCCCGTATGTCGTCACATTGATCGCATTGATCATTTTCTCGAAATCCTCTCAGGCACCAAAAGCAGTTGGTGAACCGTTTGATTCTGGGAAACGATAA
- a CDS encoding ABC transporter permease — MRNGIISLLAVLFGLIAGAILMAVTGNNPVEGYKYLFEGGLKNLSRIGNTLATATPLIFTGLSVAFAFRTGLFNIGAAGQMLFGGFCAVAVGLTFDLSRPLLLVCMVLAGFIGGALWAFVPGLLKAKFNVHEVVSTIMMNWIAYWTVYYAVPAYFKGEFLETESKKLPESASLRTPILTDMFDGSYINLGLFIAAITVIIFSFIINKTTLGYELKAVGFNRDSAEYAGIAVNRSIVTSMVIAGGLAGLGGVAFYAGNATSIQIGILPTQGFDGIAVALLGANTGIGVLLAAIFFGLLYSGRGFMNAMTDIPPEIADSIIAIIIYFAATSILIDRMIRYFINKKKNKKQPAIVRNTTETEKKEEV, encoded by the coding sequence ATGAGAAATGGCATAATCTCGTTACTTGCTGTCCTTTTCGGTCTGATTGCAGGTGCGATATTGATGGCAGTCACAGGAAACAATCCTGTGGAAGGATATAAATACTTATTCGAAGGCGGCTTGAAAAACCTGTCTAGAATAGGGAATACGCTGGCAACAGCTACACCACTGATTTTTACAGGTTTATCCGTAGCCTTTGCATTCCGTACCGGCTTGTTTAATATCGGAGCGGCCGGACAAATGCTTTTTGGAGGCTTTTGTGCGGTGGCAGTAGGTTTGACATTCGATCTTTCCAGACCTCTATTGCTGGTTTGCATGGTGTTGGCTGGATTTATCGGAGGAGCTCTTTGGGCATTCGTTCCTGGCCTTTTAAAGGCTAAATTCAATGTTCACGAAGTAGTTTCCACCATCATGATGAACTGGATTGCATACTGGACGGTTTATTATGCGGTACCTGCGTACTTTAAAGGTGAGTTCTTGGAAACGGAATCTAAAAAGCTTCCGGAATCTGCATCTTTACGCACACCGATTTTAACGGACATGTTTGATGGCTCTTACATTAACTTAGGGTTATTCATTGCGGCCATCACCGTCATTATTTTCTCTTTTATCATTAATAAAACTACACTTGGATATGAGTTGAAAGCAGTAGGTTTTAACCGTGATTCAGCGGAATATGCAGGAATTGCGGTAAACAGAAGCATTGTTACATCCATGGTCATTGCAGGTGGACTTGCAGGTCTTGGTGGGGTGGCATTTTATGCTGGAAATGCGACAAGCATTCAGATCGGTATTTTGCCAACGCAAGGATTCGATGGAATTGCTGTAGCGCTTCTTGGAGCAAACACGGGAATCGGAGTTTTATTGGCGGCAATCTTCTTCGGTCTCCTTTATTCCGGCCGTGGATTCATGAATGCCATGACAGACATTCCACCTGAAATTGCGGATTCTATCATTGCAATCATTATCTATTTTGCTGCGACAAGCATCCTGATAGACAGAATGATCCGTTACTTCATCAATAAAAAGAAGAATAAAAAACAACCAGCGATCGTTCGTAACACGACCGAGACTGAAAAGAAGGAGGAGGTATAA